In Acidimicrobiales bacterium, one DNA window encodes the following:
- a CDS encoding nucleotide sugar dehydrogenase — protein MTKLVVIGQGYVGIPLAVRAAEVGFEVVGFDIDKDRVDQLRGGDSPVEDVTSERLAAVRSDRTYTPSSDPDDLADFHVAVISVPTPLRDHQPDLGHIEEAGRTLAARLTPGATVILESTTWPGTTDELLRPILEAGSGLVAGADFHLGYSPERVDPGNTTWTLENTPKVVSGIDAASLAAIEAVFSRIVETTVAVPTTREAELAKLLENTFRHVNIALVNELAMFAGDLGIDIWATIDAASTKPFGFMRFTPGPGVGGHCLPIDPSYLSWRVKQSLGQAFRFVELANDINDHMPDYVVRRLTAALNDRELSVKGRRILVLGLSYKRDTGDARESPSQPICRRLVALGAEVRAVDPHVAGDQTPPGVTRVELTADEIRTADSVLVLVDHSDFDPELVGREAQHVLDTRHWLAPGPGVEHL, from the coding sequence ATGACCAAGCTGGTGGTGATCGGCCAGGGCTATGTGGGGATCCCTCTCGCGGTGCGCGCCGCCGAGGTCGGCTTCGAGGTGGTCGGCTTCGACATCGACAAGGACCGCGTCGACCAGCTGCGCGGCGGTGACAGCCCCGTCGAGGACGTCACCTCCGAGCGCCTCGCCGCGGTCCGCTCCGACCGCACCTACACGCCGAGCAGTGACCCCGACGACCTGGCCGACTTCCACGTCGCCGTGATCTCGGTGCCCACCCCGCTGCGCGACCACCAGCCCGACCTCGGCCACATCGAGGAGGCCGGCCGCACCCTCGCCGCGCGCCTCACCCCCGGTGCGACCGTCATCCTCGAATCGACCACCTGGCCCGGCACCACCGACGAGCTGCTCCGACCCATCCTCGAGGCGGGCTCAGGCCTGGTCGCCGGCGCCGACTTCCACCTCGGCTACTCGCCCGAACGGGTCGACCCCGGCAACACCACCTGGACCCTCGAGAACACCCCCAAGGTCGTCTCCGGCATCGACGCCGCATCGCTCGCCGCCATCGAGGCCGTCTTCTCCAGGATCGTCGAGACCACCGTCGCGGTCCCCACCACCCGCGAGGCCGAGCTGGCCAAGCTGCTCGAGAACACCTTCCGCCACGTCAACATCGCCCTGGTCAACGAACTGGCCATGTTCGCCGGCGACCTCGGCATCGACATCTGGGCCACCATCGACGCCGCATCGACCAAGCCGTTCGGCTTCATGCGGTTCACACCGGGCCCAGGGGTGGGTGGCCACTGCCTGCCGATCGACCCGTCCTACCTGTCCTGGCGGGTGAAGCAGAGCCTGGGTCAGGCCTTCCGGTTCGTCGAGCTGGCCAACGACATCAACGACCACATGCCCGACTACGTGGTGCGTCGACTCACCGCCGCCCTCAACGACCGGGAGCTGTCGGTCAAGGGCAGGCGGATCCTCGTGCTCGGCCTGTCCTACAAGCGCGACACCGGCGACGCCCGCGAGTCACCGTCACAACCCATCTGCCGCCGGCTCGTCGCCCTCGGCGCCGAGGTCCGGGCCGTCGACCCCCACGTCGCCGGCGACCAGACCCCACCCGGGGTCACCCGCGTCGAGCTCACCGCCGACGAGATCCGAACCGCCGACTCGGTCCTGGTGCTGGTCGACCACAGCGACTTCGACCCCGAGCTCGTCGGCCGCGAAGCACAGCACGTGCTCGACACCCGCCACTGGCTGGCACCAGGCCCAGGGGTCGAGCACCTCTGA
- the wecB gene encoding UDP-N-acetylglucosamine 2-epimerase (non-hydrolyzing), translated as MADVLIVAGARPNFMKVKPVLDALEDLDLTTALVHTGQHYDTAMSDVFFDELGLRTPDHSLEVGSGSHATQTAAVMTGMEALVDELAPGALVVAGDVNSTMAAALVGAKAGCVVAHVEAGLRSRDWSMPEEVNRVVTDRVSDLLLAPSPDAVDNLRHEGYRDDQIVLAGNTMIDTLLANLDRARSSDVLARLDLRAGAYVVVTLHRPSNVDDPEVLGELTGLLNDIARDLPVVFPAHPRTRARLDAAALVPEVQLIDPQGYLDFVALLADAACVLTDSGGIQEETTVLGVPCLTLRDNTERPITLTEGTNRLVGRDPATVLAAYHEVRADPPPPRRPALWDGKAGLRCAEAIDAVLHDPDWRRPTVV; from the coding sequence ATGGCCGATGTGCTCATCGTCGCCGGTGCCCGGCCCAACTTCATGAAGGTCAAGCCGGTGCTCGACGCGCTCGAGGACCTCGACCTCACCACCGCGCTCGTGCACACCGGACAGCACTACGACACCGCCATGAGCGACGTGTTCTTCGACGAGCTCGGCCTGCGGACCCCCGACCACTCGCTCGAGGTGGGCTCCGGAAGCCACGCCACCCAGACCGCGGCGGTGATGACCGGCATGGAAGCCCTCGTCGACGAGCTGGCCCCGGGCGCGCTCGTGGTCGCCGGTGACGTCAACTCGACGATGGCCGCCGCCCTCGTCGGAGCCAAGGCCGGCTGCGTCGTCGCCCACGTCGAGGCCGGGCTCCGCAGCCGCGACTGGTCGATGCCCGAGGAGGTCAACCGGGTCGTCACCGACCGGGTCAGCGACCTGCTGCTCGCCCCATCGCCCGACGCGGTCGACAACCTCCGCCACGAGGGGTACCGCGACGACCAGATCGTGCTCGCCGGCAACACGATGATCGACACCCTGCTCGCCAACCTCGACCGGGCCCGTTCGAGCGATGTGTTGGCCAGGCTCGACCTGCGGGCGGGTGCCTACGTGGTCGTCACCCTGCACCGGCCGTCCAACGTCGACGATCCCGAGGTGCTGGGTGAGCTGACCGGCCTGCTGAACGACATCGCCCGCGACCTTCCCGTGGTGTTCCCCGCCCACCCCCGTACCCGCGCCCGGCTCGACGCGGCCGCCCTGGTCCCCGAGGTGCAGCTGATCGACCCCCAGGGCTACCTCGACTTCGTCGCCCTGCTGGCCGACGCCGCCTGCGTGCTCACCGACTCCGGCGGGATCCAGGAGGAGACAACGGTGCTGGGCGTTCCCTGCCTCACCCTTCGCGACAACACCGAGCGGCCCATCACCCTCACCGAGGGCACCAACCGGCTCGTCGGCCGCGACCCGGCCACGGTCCTCGCCGCGTACCACGAGGTGCGAGCCGACCCCCCGCCACCACGACGCCCCGCCCTGTGGGACGGCAAGGCCGGTCTCCGGTGCGCCGAGGCGATCGACGCCGTGCTCCACGACCCGGACTGGCGGCGACCTACCGTTGTCTGA